The Malus domestica chromosome 10, GDT2T_hap1 genome contains a region encoding:
- the LOC103445456 gene encoding uncharacterized protein, with product MLSFSPTSNATLLNSPTSFSLPPSPPRSARFKMSIDSLPPLPENRTVVGVGAVVVDFLAAVASYPKPDDKIRSTSLKVQGGGNAGNAFTCAARLGLNARLISKVANDTQGRGILEGLQDDGIDTSFVVVSEEGNSPFTYIIVDNETKTRTCIHTPGYPPMIPDDLSQSSLSSALDGARILYLDCRIHETALVVAQEAARKNIPILVDGERLREGLDGLLNLADYAVCSAKFPQAWTEAASVSSALVSMLLKLPKIKFAIVTLGEDGCIMLERSVDETPQIEEMDVDSLLESLKQRKDDSTAIPTCVSSPVTKLRANGIGTVCGRLLVGTAEKVPPEELVDTTGAGDSFIGAVLYAICTNMPPEKMLPFAAQVAGACCRALGARTGLPHRTDARLASFLS from the exons AATCGATTCTCTCCCTCCTCTCCCCGAAAACCGAACCGTC GTCGGCGTCGGCGCGGTGGTCGTTGATTTTTTGGCCGCAGTGGCCTCTTATCCTAAGCCGGACGATAAAATCAGATCCACCAGCTTAAAG GTTCAAGGAGGTGGGAATGCAGGTAATGCCTTTACTTGCGCAGCTCGTTTGGGTTTGAATGCCAGGCTGATTTCCAAG GTTGCAAATGATACACAAGGCAGGGGTATACTGGAGGGGCTGCAGGATGACGGCATTGATACTTCTTTTGTTGTG GTTTCCGAGGAGGGTAATTCACCATTTACCTACATTATTGTTGACAACGAAAC GAAAACTCGCACCTGTATTCATACTCCAGGATATCCTCCCATGATACCAGATGACCTTTCCCAATCAAGTTTATCATCTGCGTTGGATGGAGCAAGAATTCTTTATTTAGATTGCCGAATACATGAAACTGCATTAGTTGTTGCGCAGGAG GCTGCTCGGAAAAATATACCTATATTAGTTGATGGTGAACGGCTAAGAGAAGGGTTGGATGGTCTTCTAAACTTGGCTGATTATGCTGTATGCTCAGCGAAATTTCCGCAG GCATGGACAGAAGCAGCATCTGTTTCTAGTGCTCTTGTTTCAATGCTTTTGAAATTGCCAAAGATCAAATTTGCAATTGTGACATTGGGAGAAGATGGATGCATTATGCTTGAGAGAAGTGTGGACG AAACTCCTCAGATAGAAGAAATGGATGTCGACAGCTTGTTGGAATCACTGAAGCAGAGAAAGGATGATAGCACAGCTATCCCAACATGTGTTTCATCG CCGGTGACAAAATTGAGAGCCAACGGAATAGGGACAGTTTGTGGGAGGTTGTTGGTTGGAACAGCTGAGAAAGTACCGCCGGAAGAACTCGTAGACACAACAGGTGCTGGAGATAGTTTTATTGGAGCAGTTCTTTATg CTATTTGCACCAACATGCCACCAGAGAAAATGCTGCCGTTTGCTGCACAAGTG GCAGGTGCCTGCTGTAGGGCTTTAGGAGCTCGAACTGGCCTTCCACATCGCACAGATGCACGCCTGGCATCATTTCTATCTTAA